The Gammaproteobacteria bacterium sequence TCGCAAAGCGACCCTTAGCCTCGACGTTGACAATATTGATTCCACGAAACATTTTTTTTGTTCCTTTTGAATACTATTTTTTCATTTTTAGCTGGGCGCAGTATTCTTCACCACTACCTCCCACTTTATTCCACATTTTTCCTTTTTTCTAGTAGTTTTAGAAATATTTTTAATAAATTGTGAAATTCAGCACAATGGATTGGCGGCCTAATTTAATTAGGATAGAAAAAAATTATAACAACCAATTAGACATCTATTGAATACCCAATAAACACCGATTAAACTGCTTTTATACAAAAGGAGAATAGAAATGACCAAAACCGTACAAATGTCTATCAAAATGGAATCAGACTTACACCAACAATTTGTGGCAGTCGCCGCTAATCTTCATACTCCTGCCGCACAAGTCATGAGGCAGTTGATGCGTCGATTTATTATTGACCATGAAACACCCAATGCAACAACGATTGCAGCAATGCAAGCTACCGATAGAGGCGAGGGAAAGCGATTTAAGTCTGCAAACGATTTATTTGAAGATTTGGGAATGTAATATGCGCGACCCAATACAAGGTGGACAATTCAAGCGCGATGTTTAACCTAAATTCAGCAGTTGAAAACGTAAAAAGGATTGTATCCCCTACAAATTTAATGGCAACCAAACGAAGTGTCATTCCTGCGAAGGCAGGAACCTAGTCTTATCAATGAGTTAAAAATTCTGACTGGGCCCCAGCCTGCGCTGGGGTGACACCCGCCCTGGTTTATGTAGCGGATACATAAAATTGATGGCAACGACATCCATTTTGTGCGCACTGGCACTCATGTGGATATTTTTTCTTAGCAATAAAAAGTCGGTCAACCGATAAGCCGGGTTTTGTCGTGGACAATCATTCGTCTAGGATGTTGATCGCTCAACACCTCAAGCAGCTTACCCGGGTACAGTGCGGGCAGCACCGAATGTACCCCTATTTAGCCTTGCTCCAAGTGGGGTTTACCCTGCCACTCCTGTTACCAGGAGCGCGGTGCGCTTTTACCGCACCATTTCACCCTTACCCCCTCTCTTGCGAGAGTCTCATCCTGTTACAGATCGAGGCGGTATATTTTCTGTGGCACTTGCCGTAGGCTTACGCCCCCCAGCCATTAACTGGCACTTTGCCCTGTGGAGCCCGGACTTTCCTCCCCTGTGCAAGCACAGCAGCGATTGTCTTGGTTGACCGGCGGTGAATATATCACAAGTAAAAAATTTATTTCTAAAAATAATCTCTCTTAAGCTTGCGCTAATGCATATTAGTTATACTGATAGCGAACTTTCTTCACAATGATCTATTAAGTGAGAATAGTAATAATAAGTATTTTATATTCAAAAATTTATTATCAATTTTCATAAAAAAACAGTCATTTTGGCCACAAACAGCATCTAAATAAGAAAAAGAGGGGCTTATGCAAACAGATTCACCGTCAAAGATTAACAGCTCAATAGAATCACTTTTAAAAAGTGGTCAAAATTCTAGCAACGAAGAGTCGTCTGATAAGCCTTCCCTTGCGCAGGAATTAGCAACAGTAGCAGGCTCCGTTACCCCCAATGATTTTTTTGTTTCTTTAGGTTTTTTCTTTGCTACACTTTACGTTGCCAATCTTTCAGAATACGCCGACAGTGACGACGGCGCCACATTAGCGTTTATCACTGTTGTCTCACATACTTGCCTACGTATTATTGCTCAAGGCTATCAAATACCAGCAGCATTCCTGCATAGAGGGTTGCATTTTAATCCAAGCACGCACCAACTTGAAGACATAGACGAAAAACAATTTACAAATTCAATCGCCGCTATGATAAAAGCTGGCGTTTTCAGCGGGATTCTAGCTGCTGCGTTTCTTGCGATTACTCCCTTGCTGTATCAATTAACGGGAACACCTCATCAACTGGTTAAAGACAGTTACCAGTATATTATGCTGGCTTCTGTCGCTCTTGTATTTCAAAACTGTAACTTTGGTTTTCAGCAAACTTTATTAAAACTTGGAAAAAAAAATCGTATGCTGCGAGCAGCAACGTTGAACGCCATATTGATTGATTTGCCCATACTTTCATTAATACTATTTGGCAATCCTTCAAGCGTTCCATCTCTTAGCGTGTTGGGAGCCATATTTCTTATTGGCAATGCTCTTCTAACACTCTCTTACGCGTTCTATCTTAAGAGCCTCGATGCCCTCCCAACACTGAGCACCTATTTCGATCCAGAAAATACCGCTGAAATTGAGCAGGTATTTGGATTATTCAGAACCATAGGATTTGATATTTTTCTGCAACTTCTTAGTGAGCTTGGAACGCTATATATTCAACCATTCATCGCCAAAGCTCTTCTTCCTACAAAAGATTTGCCTGCAATTTTATTGCAACTTGTAGCCGCTGGAAATCTCAATTTATTTACGATTGTTCCAGCGATCACTGGATCACAAGCTACCGCCAACGCTGTAGACACACAAAAACGACACATTATTGCACATCAAAATCAAGACGCTTATTATGATAACCTCCGCCACATAACACTTAGCGCTTTTACTGGCATGACTAGTTTTTCAACGCTCCTCAATATTATTATTCTAACGGCTATTGCTCCAATGATTACAAACTTATTTTATAAGCCAGGTGATATTGATATCCCTGGGCCAACCGGCAATCCATACTTCTTTATTGGCCTCATTGGACTAGGCACTACGATTGATTACCTCAGAAACTTATCGTTATTTGTACTGCGCCCTTTGAACGTTAATAAATATGGTACATTTTCTAGCGTTTTCTGCCTTTGGTTTGTGAACCTCGCTTTAACTGCAGTATTATGTCAGATTGAAGATGTTGGCGTTTTTGGAGTGTTAGCCCCGTATT is a genomic window containing:
- a CDS encoding addiction module antitoxin, yielding MTKTVQMSIKMESDLHQQFVAVAANLHTPAAQVMRQLMRRFIIDHETPNATTIAAMQATDRGEGKRFKSANDLFEDLGM